Part of the Vulpes vulpes isolate BD-2025 chromosome 6, VulVul3, whole genome shotgun sequence genome, GCATCAGACTTTCATCTTCAGTTGAACTAGTCCTCTTAATCATCTACACAGCCATCCAAGaactattctcttttttctccaagTGACATTCAGGTATAAGGGAACAAGAATTATACTAGGAGAGTATGGGAGCCACCAACTTAGAAGCATGTCCTACATAGGAATCAATATTTCTTATAACAGTCTTAGGCAGCTCCCAGGATCCCTATAAGGGAAATGTCCAGATACAAATGCCACTACATTCACAAAAGCCCAAAGCTATGGCTTCCCACTAGgtatttattgttcatttataGTTCCTTCTAGTCCCTGTGTAAATTTTCGATCAGAGATGACTTTTCCCATAAGAAATGCTGCCTAGTAACAAGCTGACATTTCATCTTTATCAAATTTCCAGGGGAATAGAACTAGAAAGTTAACCCAAGCTCAAATTTGTCCTTAGGGATGGAAAAGAGTTTTATTAACTCGTTACCCTCacataagaaaattagaaaataataataaaactgacTATAAGtcattctgctttttattattacCATGAACTGACAACTCTAAACAATGTCAGTGATAAAATATTCTTCTCCACTAAGGCAAACCATTTTCACCACCCCTCCCCATTTAGTATACTACCGTACTgataccaggcactgttctgactGTTTAGGATATAGCAGCAAACAAGACAAATTCCCTGTTCTTACAGAATTTATACTCTGAGGGAGGCAGGGTAGAGAGATAGTCAATGAACAAATAGCAGCAAGtagtatgaagaaaaataaaggataagatGATAAAGACTAGTAGTAGAAGCGGTACATGCCAGATATTACCTGCTGAAACCTACCCTACATCAGCCCTTTCATATTCTCCCCTATACAATAAGACTGGAAAGCTGAAAACCACAGCTGTGGTCCTGTTAGGTATTGTCATTACGATGCATTAACACAATATTAGAAGTTGGAAAAAAGTTAGCAGGAGTATAATATCCTCAATTCTCATTAACATCACTTTCCCCAAGCAGCCCTAGGGATAGTGGtgacttttctccttttgtttctccAACCCTCCCAACATATTTGTAACCAATTTCCTACATTAAATCCTTttttctcccactcccctccatTTGAAATACCTAGACAATTTGGTTTTCCTTTCCAGACCTGACTGATTGAGCTTTCTATTTTATATAGTATAATCAGGCCTCACTGATAAGGCAAAATTAGAGTGGAAATCTGAAGGTATTGAGGGTGTGTGCCATATGAGGGGAATTGAGTTCCAAGCAAAGGAACAACAGAGAATGAAAAATCCCTGAGGTAGGCTGTGTGTTTGTCATGTTTGTGGCTGAAGTATAGAGGGAAAGGAGCAAAGTAAAAGGAAGTGAGGTTGGGGAGATAACAGAAACAAGACCATTTCATTCAAAAGAGTcagtttttttgtgggtttttttgtttgtttgtttttttagggggGTAAattgtgaatcttttttttttttaaacaaatatacaaCTTGGAATGGATTTGAGGCAAATTGTGCCATAAGCAGATTTTCTTTAAGTGgctaaaacaaagtttaaaaagcaagtaacaatgaaagaaaatgtttctggtACAGGACCAGCAGTACAAAAAAATAGTGTACAAGTACCTGGATATTAAACCCTTTTTGCAATAGTGCAGCTTTTAAGTGTATATTGTTGACTGTCCAGAGTCCATGCAGAGTTACAACTCCACACTTCAACAACATGTTGACAGTTCCTAaagaaaactacttaaaaaaaaggcatAACCCCGATGTTCCCTCATTTGACCAGCTCCATCTAAGTTTAGATGTGCAGAAGAGCTTAAGTATATCCAGAGTAAGCCACATGCAACATGACAGTTGatcaattttctaaaataaggtTTCAGGACAATGACAgtaaaataagggaagaaaacaTGGAGGAATGAAGTCCTAATTACTATACATGCATATTTTTTGACAGCAGGGGGAAACCTTTTACAAATAAGTTacaaataaaggcaaataaaCAATTTTGTACAAGAAATTTAACACATTCTGTACAATGTCTTCACTTTGCTATCATCATTTGTACAAACTCTTCATAGTTTACTTGACCATCACCATCAGTATCTGCTTCCCTGATCATTTCATCAACCTCTTCATCTGTTAACTTCTCTCCCAGGTTTGTCATCACATGGCGAAGCTCTGCTGCACCAATATAGCCATTGCCATCCTTATCAAACACACGGAATgcttctctaatttcttcttcACTGTCCgtgtctttcatttttcttgccaTCATTGTCAGAAATTCCAGGAAGTCAATTGTACCATTACCATCAGCATCTACTTCATTAATCATGTCCTGTAACTCTGCTTCTGTGGGATTCTGCCCAAGAGACCTCATTACAGTTCCCAATTCCTTTGTTGTTATAGTTCTATCACCATCCTTGTCAAATAGTGAAAAAGCTTCTTTGAATTCTGCAATCTGCTCCTCAGTCAGTTGGTCAGCCATGCTGCAAGCACTACCGGTCTCCAAGAAGCGACCACACAAGCACTCAGCTCGCTCGCCCCACTCAACTAATTTAAAGAGTCAGTTTTGAGGAAGGGAAACATAACATGAAATATAACATGTCTTAAGTTATTAAATGTTTACTCTGGTTTCAAAGTAGCATGGCAtataggagagaaaaggaaaaaagcagggAGACTAGTTAGAAAGATATGTAATATCCAGCAAGAGATTTGGACCAGCGTGGTAGTAGTGGAGATGGTGAGAAATAATTAGATTCAGAATATATTCTGAAAGTAAACCCAACAGGTTTTGCTGGTGAATTCAAAGTAGAATATAAGAGAAAGTGGGGAGTCAAGATGAATTCCAAGGTTTTGACCTGAGCAATTCTAAGGATAGTTATCACTTACCAGGTGAGAAAAATTAGGAAGCAGAAATCAGGGCTTCTGTTTTAGACACATTTAAGTTTGAGATACTTATTAGAAATTATAGTAGAAATATTGAGTAGGCAATTGAACGTATTGTCTGGAGCTTAGGAGAAAGATTAGACCTAAAGATATACTTTTGGAAGTTATTagcatatatatagtattttaaatcaTGAGACTTGATAACGTCACCTAGGAAATGAATATACatagaagataaaaatcttaCACTCAGGAGGCAACTGtatcttcctcctttttccctgACCTTTATATttcccagttttttgttttgttttactttacatttctcagttttattttctaattttgactCTTGATGATATCATCTATTTCCCAATCCTTGAAATTTTAGATGGTGACCTAAAGGCCTTTAAACTGGACATCAGTCAGCCAGCTGCCATTAGTTCAGGAAGTAAGATTGTATGCATATTTTCTAGTTACTCAAAGTACAAGCAATAATATTTCTTTAGTAGGTGCTGGGTCTTCTAGTTTTGAGGGTACTGTTTGACTTTCAGccatattttataacatatttattcatctaatattctctctttctgtctctccatctTACTCCCTTTCTATCACAtatgctcatgcacacacacacacacacgtagaaTTAAATGTATTCATCTCCACTATGTGTTTGCTTACTCTGttacattttctatcattttcttggccatcatcaaaaacaaaGGCCTGTACAAACAAGTTTGAACTTTAGATATATAAAATTTCCCTAAAATCTCCATATAATATTCCTTGGGTCTTCCACAAGCAACTGCTATTACAGAACTATAATATTTAACTTTACTAATAAGAGAGGGAACAGAAAGATGAGTGCCTACTGTGACCAGTATCACTATGTGCTTTATGATTAAAAGCAACACTATGAGAACAGTATAATTATCCTTCATTTTAAgtatgagaaaattgaagctcaaaaacaaaacaattttctaTTTACACAAAATCATCTATTGTTTTGTAAATGATGGAGCCTCATTTCACAACTAAGTCTTCTGGCTGTAATGACTTTTTTCCCACTGTGCCACAATGCTTCCCATCGGAGATTCCTTACATTTCATTTCTCCAGCTTCCAGTGGCAGTCCCTAAAACCTATCAGGTTAGGTCATTTTTACTTTCATTACTTTCTTCTAGCTATACTGTACTTCTTGTCCAGATTAAAGACCATGACTTACCACTTTAATGTTGCTCTCAATAGCACTTCAGATAGCCTGACTCCTTTAATCTATACCTTTGCTTAGTATGCTAATACCTAAACTTATTGACTCCAACCTCTACTTTCTCCATTTTTGCTCCCAAGCAGACAAAACATTACCAAAAAAATTCAGAGAACTGTGATTTCTGCCATTTAATGTCAATGTGGTACTTAAAATTCTTCAATAATTCTGATGTCACTGTCTTGTCAATTTATACATTGTATATTCCAATTTTTTCtatgtctcattttttaaatttattttttattttttaaatttaaacttaattagccaatatataatacatcattagtttcagatgtagagttcaataattcatcaattgtatataatacccagtgctcatcacatcacatgctctccttaatgcccatcacctaattaccccttccccccactgacctcccctccaacagcctcagtttatttcctatattttagTCTCTTATgggttgtctccctctctgatttctttccattctattttccttcccttcccttatgatcctctgttttgtttcttatattccgtatatgagtgaaaccatttgataattgtctttctctgattgacttatttcactcggcatagtactctccagttccatccacatcaatataaatggtaagtattcatactttctgatggctgagtaatattccattgtgtgtatgtgtgtgtgtgtgtgtatgtgtatatatatgtgtgtgtgtgtgtgtgtgtgtgtatatatatatatatatatatatatccattcatctgtcagtggacatctcggctctttccacagtttgactaatgtggacattgctgatataaacattggGGCGCAGATGCTCCTTCAGATCActgtatttgtatctttggggtcaataaCTAGTAATACaattagggtagctctatttttaacctcttgaggaacctccatactgttttccagagtggctgtaccagcttgcattcccaccaacagtgcaagaaggttcccctttctccccatcctcaccaatgtatgtttcctgacttgttaattttagccattctgactactgtgaggtggtatctcattgtggtttttatttgtatttccctgatgccaggcgatatggagcattttttcgtGTGtgtattggccatttgtaggtcttctttggagaaatgtctgctcatgtctactttctgctcatttcttaactggattatttggttttgggatattgagtttgataagttcttcatagaatTTTGAATACTAAacttttatctgataagacatttgcagtTATCTTCTCtgattctataggttgtctttaggttttgtcaactgtttcctttactgtgcaaaagcttttcatcctgatgaagtcccaatagttcatttttgcttttgtttcccttacctctggagacgtgtctagcaagaagttgctgtggccaaggtcaaagaggtttctgcttATATTCTCCTCTACGATTTTGgtagattcctgtctcacatttaggtctttcacatattttgagtttacctttgagtatggtgtaaggaaatggcccagtttcattcttctacattgtgactttcccaacaccatttgttgaagagactatcctttttccattggctttctttcctgctttgtcaaagatgagttgaccttagagttgagggtccatttctgggttccttattctgttccattgatctacgtgtctgttttttttttttaaagattttatttatttattcatgagagacatagagagagagagaggcagagacacaggcagagggagaagcaggctccatgcagggagcccaatgtgggacttgatcccgagatgCTAGGGccatgccatgggccaaaggcaggcactaaaccgctgagccatccagggatcccctatgtgtctgttttgtgccagtaccatactatcttgatgattacagctgtataatatagcttgaagtccagcattgtgatgccatcagctttggttttctttttcaacattcctctggctattcagggtcttttctggttccatacaaattttagattatttgttccagctctatgaaaaatatcattggcattttgataggaattgcattgaatgtgcagATTGCTCTcagtaacatagacattttaacaatatttattcttccaatctatgagcatggaatgtttttccatttctttgtatcttcctcaatttctttcctaagtgtttttgtggttttcagaatacagatcctttacctctttggttaagtttattcctagatatcttctgggttttggtgcaattataaatgagatcaattccttaatttctctttcttctgtctcattgttagtgtttagaaatgcagcggagagctttttccctaaggtcaggaacacaacagggatgtccattctcaccactgttgttcaacttagtactagaagtcctagcctcagcaatcagacaataaaaagaaataaaaggcattcaaattggcaaagaagtcaaactctcacttttctccgatgacatgatactttatgtggaaaacccaaaagagtccaccccaaaattgctagaactcatagaggaATTCAGCAGCAtggcagaatataaaatcaatacacagaaatcagCTGCATATCTGTATCTTCTTTAAACCTCAGTAACAGCCATTCTCTCTCAGTTTTGGCAGATGACTTCAAcacctttagggaaaaaaaatgaagctaagaGATATTTGTCATAGTGAGCTAGATGAGGGATCCCTCATCTTCTCTTTAACCCAAAATTTTCCCCATGCCTTTAgctgtcttcctttcttccagtCTAAAAAGAAATGGTACTTCTTTCTAAGTTAAAGGTACAAGtagattttctttagtttctaattatttgtgtgtgtgtgtgtttgattgtTTTCTCTCTAGTGGTTCATCCACCTTCTACATTCAAATATACAGAGATTACCACTATTATAAGAAAACCTATATTTAAACATCCTGTTGCCTCCTCGAGCTACTCCACTATTCCCCTCCTACAGACTACTAGATTTGTTGAAAGAGAGACCTGCATTCATTGCCTTTCCTTCATAACTATccactttcttttaaaactccCAAATCTGATTAGTGCTCGTTACCCAAGAAACTGCTTTCCGAGTACAGTAGTAACTCCTAATCTCCAAATCCTGCTCTAAACTATTATTAGATACATAATTTGTTTACAGTTTCTCACAATTGAAATAGACAGTGCTGTGATGAACATTCATATTTATTTGCAACTActaaaaaaatctgcaaaagaGATACACTCAAAAATAAGAcaggtgaggggtgcctgggtggatcagtcaatAAGcaactggctcttgatttcagcttgggtcatgatctcagggtcctggtattgagctaTGCTAGgttcacactcagcatggagcatgctttaggattccctcctcctctgcccctcccctccatgcatgtgctctctctctctctctttctgtctctttaaaataaatcttttaaagtaataataataataatacaggtGAATCAAAGTGGAactctaaaaaaatttaagtaatccAGGGGAAGGCAAAaagtaaaggaaaggaaacaaacaaaaaacccaaacaggaaacaaaatataaaatagcagaTGTAAGCCCTAACAtagcaataattacattaaatatgaatGGTCTACTTTATTTGTAATTCCCATAACTGGAAACAGCAATAAAAAGGCATGAACTGTTGCTACATGCAGCAACCTGGATGGATCTCAATGGTATTATactgaatgggggggggggggaatcgaTCTTAAAAGATTACATATTATAAAGATGGAACATGTATTAGTGGTTCCCATAGGTTaggagtggagaggaggaagaatgTGACTATTAGACATAGCATGAGGGATATCTTTGAGTTCTGTGTCTTGATTTTAGATGGCAGGTTACACAAATCTATTAATGTGGCAAAGTGGCAAAGAAGTATACAAATACCTTATCCCAGTGTCAGTTTCCTGGTTTTAATATTAGtctatagatatataaaatgttaCCATTGGGGAAACTGGATAAAGAGTACTGGAACCTCTCTGTATTAGCTATATAACTTTCTGTGAATATATTCTTACAGTTCTGAATGAGCTGGAgttaaaacagtatttctttaaagatttatttattgggggatccctgggtggcgcagcggtttagcacctgcctttggcccagggcgcgatcctggagacccaggatcgaatcccacgtcgggctcctggtgcatggagcctgcttctccctctgcctatgtctctgcctctctctcgcgcgcgcgctctctctctctctctgtgactatcataaataaataaaaattaaaaaaaaaaagatttatttattgggatgcctgggtggcttaatcggttaagcatctgactcttgattttatctcaggccatgatctcagggtcatgagattgaacccacgttgggctccattccaagagggagtctgcttggattctctctccctcccctgccccctgctaaTGCTAGCTTGCTCacgttctccctctctctctcaaataaataaataaatctttttgaaaaaaagaattcatcttCTAAATGTCTCAAGTTCTCAATTTTGTTACCCCTGTAACAAAAGAGATTAACCATAAAAAACCA contains:
- the LOC112927180 gene encoding calmodulin-like; this translates as MADQLTEEQIAEFKEAFSLFDKDGDRTITTKELGTVMRSLGQNPTEAELQDMINEVDADGNGTIDFLEFLTMMARKMKDTDSEEEIREAFRVFDKDGNGYIGAAELRHVMTNLGEKLTDEEVDEMIREADTDGDGQVNYEEFVQMMIAK